In Thermovirga sp., the sequence CCCTGTGGGCCATGAACCGAAGCGTGAAGCGTCTCTCCCGGGATCCGGGCCTGGTCATCGTCGACGGACCCATACCCATACCGGGCCTTGACATCCCCCAGAGAGCGCTCACCCGGGCGGACGAATTCGTCCCGTCGGTGGCCGCGGCTTCGATCGTAGCCAAAGTCCTGAGGGACAGGGCTATGTGCTCCCTGGACAGGCTTTTCCCTTGCTACGGTTTCCGCCGCCACAAGGGTTATGCCTCGCGGGAGCACGTGGAAGTTCTTCGCCGGGTAGGACCCTGTGGGGTGCATCGAAAGAGTTTCCACGTCAGGGGCTGGTCCCAGGGGGAGGGCGCCCCTTTTATCGTGCCCTTCGAGCAAGCGGTGATACCCGGAAAAACGGAGGGATAAAGAGGTGGCAAAACATAACGATCTTGGCGCCGCGGGTGAGGCTCTCGCTGCCAGGGAGCTTTCGCGTCTTGGTTACAGGCTGGTCGACTCCAATGTCCGGATGAAGATGGGGGAACTGGACATCGTAGCCGAGGAGGAGGGCGAGATGGTTGTCGTGGAGGTCCGGACGAGGACCATCGGGAGGATGCTCCCGCCCGAGGCCACCGTCGGCCCGTCCAAGATTCGGAAGCTGGTGAGGACAGGGAGGGCCTACATGGACCGCATCGGGTGGGAGGGTCCCTGGAGGATAGATATAGCGGCCATCACGGTCGGGCCCGACGGTAAACCGGAACTGGAGATCTTCCGGAATATCACCGTGGGGATCATCGAGCCATGAACAGGGTCAACGGCGTCACCCTCCGGGGCATCGAGGCCCTGAAGGTCGAAGTCGAGGTGGAGATGACGGGGGGTCTTTTCGCCATATCGGTGGTGGGGCTTCCCGACGCCACCGTCAAGGAGGCCCGCGAGAGGGTCCGGGCCGCCTTGAGATCCCTGGGGTTATCCGTCAAGGGCAGGGTGGCCGTCAACCTGGCGCCGGCCGACATCCCCAAGGAGGGGGCACTGATAGACCTCCCCATCGCCGTCGGTATCGCCCATGCAATGGGGGAGGTCCGCGTGACCGAGCCCGCCATCTTCATGGGGGAACTCGCCCTCGACGGCAGGGTCCGGAGGATCCGGGGCGCCGTCCCCGCGGCGCTGTTGGCCAGGAAGCTGGGGTTCCCCCTTTTCATCCCCGAGGGTAACGCCCGGGAAGTTTCGCTGGTCAAGGGCGTCACGGCCTGGAAGGTGGGACATATTCGCCAACTCTTCGCTCACCTGAAGGGAGCCGCCCAGCTGCAAGCCCTTGAGCCCCGAGAGGAGGCCGAGGAAAACCCCGATCCGGACCCCGACTTCTCCGACATCAAGGGACAGGCGGCTGCCAAGCGAGCCCTCGAGATAGCTGCCGCGGGCCACCATAA encodes:
- a CDS encoding ribonuclease HII, with the translated sequence MIVAGVDESGRGPLAGPVVAAAVILNRKEIAWLLSMGLKDSKALPAVRREAIFGEMCRLGVAWRAQAASHHRIDSDNILAATLWAMNRSVKRLSRDPGLVIVDGPIPIPGLDIPQRALTRADEFVPSVAAASIVAKVLRDRAMCSLDRLFPCYGFRRHKGYASREHVEVLRRVGPCGVHRKSFHVRGWSQGEGAPFIVPFEQAVIPGKTEG
- a CDS encoding YraN family protein translates to MAKHNDLGAAGEALAARELSRLGYRLVDSNVRMKMGELDIVAEEEGEMVVVEVRTRTIGRMLPPEATVGPSKIRKLVRTGRAYMDRIGWEGPWRIDIAAITVGPDGKPELEIFRNITVGIIEP